Part of the Pseudomonas lijiangensis genome is shown below.
CAACCTCTACTGCCACACCGCGTGGGTAGCCGGTGGCCTGATCGGTGCCCTGTGCGCGCAATATGCGGCGCATCTGGTGAGCTACAAACTCGACTACGCCTTGAGCGCCATGATGCTGTATGTGCTGGTTTCGCTGTGCGATACCCGCAAGAAGCTTATTGCGGCACTGGTGGCCGTGGTTGCCATGGGCGGGCTCAGCCTGCTGGGCGATTCTGCCTTTAACGTATTTATCGCCACACTTCTGGGTTGCGGAGCCGGACTATGCCTGAACAAACGTTCCTGATTCTGGCGGTGGCGGCGATGGTCGCCGTCACGCTGCTGCCACGCACATTGCCGTTGCAGGTCAATACCGAACACTGGCCGGACTTTATCGCCAAGGCGCTGGAATACCTGCCCGTGGCGATCGTTGCCGCCATTACCGTAACGCCGCTGCTGATCAAGAACCAGCAACTGCAACTGGATCGTCCCGAGTTTCTTGCCGCGATCCCGACGCTGTTATGCGCATACCTGAGCAGGAATCTGTTTCTCAGTGTGGCGCTGGGTGTGGCGGCCTACATTGCTATCAGCGCTGTCCTGTAATGCCGTGTGGACGACGTAATTCAGGGCCTGGCATGACAGGCTCGAATTGTTCACCACCAGATGCACTTCCAGCGAGTCCTCGAAGCCGGGCACGATGGTCAGGCCGCTGTGTTCGGCAACGCTCCTGGATACCAGGCCAATGCCGTCCAGCTGCCTGATCAGGGAAAGCGTCAGCGTTTCGCTGCCCGAGTACACAATACTGGGCGGCTTGCCTTTCTTGGGCGTGCCACCGGCAATGAAGCGCTGGAAGCTTTCGGAGTACGGGCAACTGCTGCTGGGGCGAACCTGGAGCTTTTCGTTGAGCGAAGACAGCGGCGTATCCTTCGGCCCGCAATGCACGCCCACGACCTGGACCTGCACGAAGGGTAGAAGAACGCTGGGCCTTATGGATTGCGGCCCGATCAGCACGGCCATGTCGAAGCTCTCGTGATTGAGCTTGCTCAGGTTCTCCACCGACTCGGCGTAGCTGAACTCCAGCTGGCAATCGTCGAAGGCCTCGATCATGCGCGCCACGATGCAGCGGTTGACCTCACTCGACAAGGTGCTGTTGAGCGCAACCCGCAGGATCCGCGAGGACGACACATTGAGCGCGGCCACCTTGTTGTCCAGTTGCCGGGAAGCTTCCAGCACCTGTTCCATGTAGGGTTCAAGTTCCTGGCCTGCACTGGTCAGGGTCAGGCCCTTGTTGGAGCGCTTGAAAAGCTTGAAGCCAAACTGCGCTTCGACCTTGTTCAACTGCGCGGCCAGTGCCTGGACACTGAGGCAGCAGATTTCGGACGCGGCGGTCAGGGAGCCGCACTGGGCGACTTGCATGAGATTTTTCAGAGTGCGAATGTCCATGTGACGACATCTCCACGGGATAGCGCTATTGGATTCAAACATTACCGACAAAACACTGCTGAAGCCATTTGCCTGAAGTGGAAGTCACCCTTCCATGACCTGGAACATCTTCACTGCTTATAGCGGAGCAGGTTATACACAGCACCGTGTTTCCATGAGCATGCGGTTCAGGCCTTGAATATGGAGACATCAAGGGGCCGGATTTCTCCCATCCAGATGGCGTGTTCGGTGTGATCCTTCAACTCATCGCCCGTGAGCGGGTGGACAAAGACCACCAGATCGTTTCGATTGAGTGCCAGCCACAACATCACATCGGCAAACTGCGAGTGCCCGAACGCCAGTTGGCAGCTCCAGTCCGGATGCGGCCCTACCAGTCGCTCGTGAACCCTTCCCATCTGCACATCAAACTTCGCCGTGGCGGCTTCGCACAAGGCCCGCGCCAGCCCGATGGTCCGGGCATCGAAATAAATGTGGGCGTGATAGCCCTGAACATCCTGCATTGCCAAGTCCTCCCTGATTCAAGATTGCTCCCAGTTATCCACAGATAAGGATCAAACCGCAATCGATGGTAGCGGTTTGCCAGTTAATGAGTCTCCACTAAGTGCCTGTTCACTGGCCAGCCAGTCGACAAACTGCTGCACGACCTGCAGCCGCCGCTTGCGCTGGGGCAGGACCACGTAATAGCCACAGGCGGAAATCGCCGTGGCCGCGATGGGGCGGCACAACAGGCCCTGATCCAGCAGATCGTCCACCAGATGCCGCCAGCCAATGGCAACGCCCTGCCCGGCAATGGCGGCCTGGATCAGCAGCGTGTAATTGTCGAAGCGCAATTGGCCGGGCGCCGGGGCCTGGGGAATATTGAGTGCCCGAAATACACCTGCCCAGTCGAACCAGTTGTTGCTGCCCTCGCTGCGCAAATGCAGCAGTGCAAACTCACGCAGGACTTCATTGGGCAAAGGAGTTGCCCGGCCGGCAAGCAGTTGCGGGCTGCACACCGGAAACACTTCTTCGCTGAATAACCAGCGGCTTTCACCCTGCTTGAAACGCCCGTCCCCGAACAGCACCGCCACATCGATATCCGCGCTGAGCATGCTGTGGCTGCGTTCGCTGGTCACCAGACTGACGTCCACATCCGGGTGGTGCTTGTGGAAGCGATGAAGGCGCGGCATCAGCCAATAGGAGGCGAATGCAAAGTCGGTCGCCACCTGAAGCACTTCGTTCTGCTGTCGTTCGGTAATCGCGACCAGCCCGCTTTCAATGGACTGCAACCCGCTCTGCACATGGCTGAAGAGAACTTCCCCGGCTTCGGTCAGTTCGATCCCACGATAGACCCGGTCGAACAGACGGATCGCCAATTGTTCTTCCAGACGCTTTATCTGCTGGCTGATCGCAGGCTGGGTCGTTCCCAGCTCCATGGCTGCCGCCGTGAAACTGCGCAGGCGGGCTGCTGCTTCAAAGGCTCGCAGCAGATCCAGAGAGAGGTCACCGAGGGCTTCAAACATAAGCTGTGCTTATCCTAGGCATTGTTTTGTGTGGGCTTTACCACAAATCTGCATATCTTCATCCTCGAATACAGCATTTTTCGTATAACCGCCAACTATGGGATGTCGCGATTACATGAAGCGCAAAAATATTCTGTTCATCATGGCCGATCAAATGGCCGCGCCAATGTTGCCGTTCTACGCACCGTCTCCCATAAAAATGCCCCACCTGAGTCGCCTGGCTGCCGAAGGCGTGGTGTTCGACTCGGCCTACTGCAACAGCCCGTTGTGCGCGCCCTCGCGTTTTACTCTGGTCAGCGGCCAGCTCCCGAGTCGGATCGGTGCCTATGACAATGCCGCGGATTTTCCGGCGGACATCCCGACGTATGCCCACTACTTGCGTAGCCTGGGTTACAAGACCGCGCTGTCGGGCAAGATGCATTTCTGCGGCCCGGACCAGTTGCACGGCTACGAGGAGCGGCTGACCAGCGACATCTACCCGGCCGACTATGGCTGGGCAGTGAACTGGGACGAGCCTGATGTTCGCCCAAGCTGGTATCACAACATGTCGTCGGTGCTTCAGGCCGGGCCGTGCGTGCGCACCAACCAGCTGGATTTCGACGAAGAAGTGGTCTTCAAGGCCCGCCAGTACCTGTTCGATCATGTTCGCCAGGACGGTGACGCGCCGTTTTGCCTGACGGTTTCCATGACCCATCCTCACGACCCGTACACCATCCCCAAGCGTTACTGGGATCTGTACCGCGACGAAGACATTCCGCTGCCGGTGGCCCATGCCGATCAGGAGGCGCTGGACCCGCATTCCCAACGTTTGCTCAAGGTTTATGACCTGTGGGACAAGCCGCTGCCTGTGGACAAGATCCGCGATGCCCGTCGCGCCTACTTCGGCGCCTGTAGCTATATAGACGATAACGTCGGCAAACTGCTGCAGACCCTCGAAGAAACGGGCCTGGCCGAGGACACCATCATTGTGTTCTCCGGCGACCATGGCGACATGCTGGGCGAGCGCGGCCTCTGGTACAAAATGCACTGGTTCGAGATGTCGGCGCGGGTGCCGCTGCTGGTTTACGCGCCGGGTCACTTCAAGGCGGGCCGCGTCAGCGCTTCGGTGTCCACCGCCGACCTGCTGCCGACCTTCGTCGATCTGGCTGAAGGCCAACTGGACAGCGGCCTGCCACTGGACGGACGTTCTCTGTTGCCGCACCTGCAAGGCGAAGGTGGCCACGACGAGGTATTCGGCGAATACATGGCCGAAGGCACCACCAGCCCCTTGATGATGATTCGTCGGGGCGCCTACAAATTCATCTACTCGGAACAGGACCCGTGCCTATTGTTCGATGTAGATAACGATCCAAAGGAACAGGAAGAACTGAGCCAGTCGCCAGTCCATCAACAGCTGTTCACTGATTTTCTGGCCGAAGCTCGCGCCAAATGGGACATACCGGCGATACACCACCAGGTGCTCGCCAGCCAGCGTCGTCGGCGTTTCGTCGCCCGCACACTGGCCATCGGCAAGCTGAAGAGTTGGGATCACCAGCCACTGGTCGACGCCAGTCAGCAGTACATGCGCAACCATATTGATCTGGACGATCTGGAGCGCAAGGCACGTTATCCACAACCTTGAACCCTGCCATCACCGAGAAAACCAAAAGGGTCACATCCATGAATAAGTTATCCACAGCACTGGCGGTCGGTGTCATGACGTTCGGCAGCCTGGCGGCGCATGCCGCTGACCAGAGTTGCAGCACGGTAAGAATGGCCGACCCTGGCTGGAGCGACATTGCTGCCACCAACGCCATTACCGGGTTGCTGCTCGATGGCCTGGGTTACAAGGCCAAGGTCGATACCCTGGCGGTGCCGATTGCCTTTGGTGGCCTCAAGGACGGTCAGCTGGATGTGTTTCTGGGTAACTGGATGCCGGCGCAACAAGGTTTCTACGACAAGTTCGTGGCCACCGGCGACGTGACCCAACTGGCCAAAAACCTGGAAGGCACCGAATTCACCCTGGCCGTGCCCGATTATGTGTGGGAAGCAGGCGTGCATGACTTCGCCGACCTGAACAAATTCGCCGACAAGTTCAGCAAGAAAATCTACGGCATCGGCTCCGGCGCGCCAGCCAACCTGTCGCTGCAGGACATCATCAAGAAAAACGAATTCGAGTTGGGCGGCTGGAAACTGGTGGAGTCCAGCGAACAGGCCATGCTGGCCGAAGTGAATCGCAACGTGAAGAGGAAAGCCTTCGTCGTCTTCCTGGGCTGGACACCGCATCCCATGAACGTGCAGATCAAAGGCATGCACTACCTCAAGGGCGGCGAGAAATACTTCGGTGAAACCGGTTCGGTCTACACCCTGACCCGTAACGGTTACGCCGAAGCCTGCCCGAATGTGGGCAAACTGCTGACCAACCTGAGTTTCACCCTGGAAATGGAAAACAGCATCATGGCCGAGGTGGCGAACAAGAAAGTCAGCAACGCCGAAGCTGCCAAAGCCTGGATCAAGGCCAACCCGGCTGTTCTGGACAAGTGGCTCGATGGCGTGAAGACCATTGATGACAAGGATGGATTGGCGGCAGTAAAAGCCAAGCTGTAACGCCCGTTTCAGAGCGTGGCTATCGAGCTATTCAATTGAGTGCGCAAGTGCCTGCGTACTCAATTTATCGGTCAAATATGTTGCTGAATGTATGGCCGATGACTCTCCCCTCTGGCCAGTCCCGGGCCGGTTTTTCCCACGGCCGAACGGCCTGTTTTCACACACCCAGACGACCGTCGATCCAATAATTTCGACGCAATTGCGCTCGACACTCCACTGGAGCATGCCCTTGCGACTTTTCCCCTTGCCAGGCTGGAGGCGACGTTCTAGCCACTTTGGGAGGCAATAGGGACAACTTTTTTGTGTCGTTATTAGATACGAATTCTCATTTACGTATGCCGATTCGGCATGAGGTAGTCGTTTATGGCATTAGACGTACCTGAGTGCCATGGGAATAGTTGCGCCTTTTTTCGCCTGCTATAGAGCATGAATGCTCGTTTGCAGGGACCTTTTCTGGGTGTTTCCGGTTTCGACACTGCCTCTGGAAAAAGCAGTTTCAGCATGTCGGTTCTGGATATGTCCAGCCACTAAAAACAAGGGTAAATGAATGAAGAAGGCAAAGCTGAGTCTGGCCTGGCAGATTCTGATTGGACTGGTACTGGGGATTGCCCTCGGTGCGTTGCTCAACCACTTCAGTGCCGAGAAGGCCTGGTGGATCAGTAATATCCTGCAACCAGCAGGCGATATCTTCATTCGTCTTATCAAAATGATCGTGATCCCGATCGTGATTGCCTCTCTGATCGTCGGCATTGCCGGTGTGGGCGACGCGAAGAAGCTGGGTCGCATCGGTCTCAAGACCATCATTTACTTCGAAGTCGTCACCACCATCGCGATTCTGGTCGGTCTGGTTCTGGCCAACGTGTTCCAGCCAGGCGCGGGCATCGACATGAGCACCCTGGGCACGGTCGATATCTCGAAGTATCAGCAGACCACGGCTGAGGTGCAGCACGATCACGCCTTCATCGCGACGATCCTCAACCTGATCCCTTCCAACATCTTCGCGGCCATGGCTCGCGGCGAAATGCTGCCGATCATCTTCTTCTCGGTTCTGTTCGGCCTGGGCCTTTCCAGCCTGCAGGCAGAAGTCCGTGATCCGCTGGTGAAGATGTTCCAGGGCGTCTCGGAAACCATGTTCAAAGTCACCCACATGATCATGAACTACGCCCCGATCGGCGTATTCGCTCTGATCTCGGTGACCGTCGCCAACTTCGGTTTCGCTTCCCTGCTGCCGCTGGCCAAGCTGGTGATCCTGGTTTACGTGGCCATCGCCTTCTTCGCTTTCGTGGTTCTTGGTCTGATCGCCCGCATGTTCGGCTTCTCGATCATGAAGCTGGTCCGCATCTTCAAGGACGAGCTGATCCTGGCCTACTCCACCGCCAGTTCCGAAACGGTCCTGCCGCGTGTGATCCAGAAGATGGAAGCCTACGGCGCGCCGAAAGCCATTTGCAGTTTCGTGGTGCCGACCGGCTACTCGTTCAACCTCGACGGTTCGACCCTTTACCAGAGCATCGCGGCCATCTTCATTGCCCAGCTGTACGGCATCGATCTTTCGATCGGTGCGCAGATGATGCTGGTGCTGACCCTGATGGTCACCTCCAAGGGCATCGCGGGCGTTCCGGGCGTGTCCTTCGTGGTACTGCTGGCTACTCTGGGCAGCGCGGGTATCCCGCTGGAAGGTCTGGCGTTCATCGCCGGTGTCGACCGCATCATGGACATGGCGCGTACTGCACTGAACGTGATCGGCAATGCCCTGGCGGTATTGGTTATCGCTCGTTGGGAAGGCATGTACGACGAAGCCAAGGGCCAGCGCTACTGGAATTCCCTGCCGCACTGGCGCAGCAAGGACCCGGTTCCTGCTGCCACTCCGCTCGCTGACTGATCGCTGATCGGTTGCACCGACAAACCCCGGACTTTCCGGGGTTTGTCGTATCTGCTGCTCCCGATTGTTATCATCGCCGCATCTTGTGAGGGACATATCCGATGCTCAATGGCTTGTGGCTTGGTTTTTTTGTCGTTGCGTGCGTATCTGCCATGGGGCAATGGCTGATTGGGGGCAACGCCGGTATTTTTGCCGCGATGGTCGAAAGCATCTTTGCGATGGCCAAGCTGTCGGTCGAAGTGATGGTGCTGCTGTTCGGCACGCTCACGCTCTGGCTGGGCTTTCTGCGCATTGCCGAAAAGGCCGGGATTGTCGACTGGCTGGCCAAAGTGCTGGGGCCGCTGTTCCTGCGCCTGATGCCGGAAGTGCCACCAGGCCATCCTGCGCTGGGCCTGATTACCCTCAACTTTGCCGCCAACGCACTGGGCCTGGATAACGCCGCCACGCCCATCGGGCTCAAGGCGATGCGCTCGCTGCAGGAGCTGAACCCCAGCCAGACAGTCGCCAGTAATGCGCAAATCCTGTTCCTGGTGCTCAATGCCTCGTCCCTGACGCTGCTGCCGGTGACGATTTTCATGTATCGCGCACAGCAAGGCGCGCCGGACCCGACGCTGGTGTTCCTGCCGATTCTGCTGGCCACCAGCGTATCGACCATCGTCGGCCTGCTGTCGGTGGCGTTCATGCAGCGCCTGCGTCTGTGGGACCCGGTGGTGCTGGCCTATCTGATTCCGGGCGCGCTGCTGCTCGGTGGCTTCATGGCTTTTCTGGGCACGCTGTCGGCGGCGGCACTGGCCGGCCTGTCTTCCATCCTCGGCAACCTGACGCTGTTCGGCCTGATCATGCTGTTCATGATCATTGGTGCGCTGCGCAAGGTGCAGGTCTATGAGGCCTTTGTCGAAGGCGCCAAGGAAGGGTTCGACGTTGCCAGGAACCTGCTGCCGTATCTGGTGGCGATGCTCTGTGCGGTGGGTGTGCTGCGGGCTTCCGGTGCACTGGACTTCGGTCTTGAAGGCATCCGCCATCTGGTGGAGTGGCTGGGCTGGGACACACGTTTCGTCGATGCCCTGCCGACTGCCATGGTCAAGCCTTTCTCCGGCAGTGCGGCACGTGCGCTATTGATCGAAACCATGCAGACCCAGGGCGTGGACAGCTTTGCTGCACTGGCCGCTGCCACGATTCAGGGCAGTACCGAAACCACCTTCTATGTACTGGCGGTGTATTTCGGCGCGGTGGGCATCCAGAGGGTTCGGCATGCGGTGGGCTGCGCCCTGCTGGCCGAGTTCTCGGGTGTCGTCGCTGCCATTCTGGTCTGCTACTGGTTCTTCGGCGCGACCGCGACCTGATTCGTCATTGCGCAGCCGGCGCTTCGGGTGCTGGCTCCGGTGCAGGTTTCTCCTGTTGCTGCTCCGGTTCGCTCTTCTGCTCTGGAGCCGGTTGCGGCTCAGGCTTTTCATCATCGCCGCCCGGTTTGAGCTTGATCAGCCTGCCGGTTGGCCGTGTAACTGCCGGTTGATCGGTATCGGTGACTTCAAAGCGCAGCACACCGATCATTTGCCCGTCTTCGGTGAGGACCCTGATCTGCCAGCGCCCCACCACGTCCTTCGGGAAGTTCTGCTTGTGGGTCCAGGCACGATAGCCTTCCTTGCGCCCGCCGTGGATATCCAGCGCGATGCGCTCCACTTCCTGGCCGTCACGTCGCCAGACATGGTAGATGCGTTCTTCAAGACCACGCGGGGCATTGATGGCGGTGTAGGCGTACAAGCCGTCACGGCGTAGCTGCGTGGCGCTTATCTGCTTGATGCTCTCGCCCGGTGTGCGGTTCTTGTTGTCGAAGTCGGTGCTGATGGCGACTTCGGTCAGCCACAAGGTGGCGGGCGGTACCCAGGAGCGCAGCAGCCAGCCTGCGCTGCCCACCGCCAGCGTCACGGCAATGACCGCCACGCCGCGTCGCCAGGTATTGATCGGAAAGCTGGAGGCCAGGCTGGGGAAGGACAGCAGCATGGCGATGCCCAGTGCCAGTTTGTAACTTTCTGACGTGGTCAGGTTGAGAATGATGGGCAGGGCCGTGAGCAGTGCCGCGAACAGCGTCAGGGTATGCAGGGCCATGAACAGCCAGCGGCGTGGCGCCAGCCATTTGTAGTACAGCGGGTCGATGATCGAGATCAGGCCTGCGGCGCCCAGCAAGGCCGTGAACACCAGTTGCCCGCTGTTCCAGGTCGTGGTGACGAAGAAGAACGGCAGCACGAAAAACAGGCTTTCCTGGTGGATCAACTGCGTACCGTAACGCAGCAGGCCCTGAGGTATTTCCCGGCCGAACTTCTTGCTGAACAGCCTCACCACGCTGTTTTCGATCATCAGCCACAGCCAGCTGATCAGCATGACAACCGCGATCCAGGTCGCCAGCCCCGCCTGACGGTCCACCAGAATGAAACTGCCGATCCCGGAGATGAAACCACCTGCCGCAATCACCCCCGGATAGCGTCGTATCAATCCCAGGGTGCGGGTTACGTAGGAGTTCCAGTCAGGCATCTTGGCAATTCACTTTCATCGGCTTTAAAACCCCGGCAGCATATCAATGCCAGTTTCTGTGTAAATACCGTGCTGCCTCGATCACTTGCGAAGACGCTTGCGCACTCGCCAGAACACCAGCAGCCCGATCAGGCCGACAACCAGCGCGGCCAGCCCATACAAATCGTCGTAGCTCAGCAATGATTTCTCGACCCGCCAGTAACCGGGTTTGGCCAGCAACTGGCGCATGGCGTGATTGGCGGTGTCCAGGCTCACGGCCTTGATGCGTTTGACCGGGTCGACAAAGCGCCCGTTTTCATAGTCATTGAGCGCGCCCCAGTAATAATCGGCCAGCGCACTGTTGCCCTGCACTGCCCACGCCTGCCTGGCGATGGCAGCCTGTTGCAGGCGGGCGAAGGTGGCCGGTTGCATGCCTTCCTTGTTCAGGCGCTTGATCAGGTTGCGGATGCTTTGCTCGGCCTCATTGATGTCATCGCGTTCAAGGTCGGCATTGAGGCTCATGAAGCCCACATCCCCGAACACTTCGCGATCGGCCGAAGGCCCATAGGACAGGCCGTGCTTGAGGCGCAATTCCGTGTAGAGCGCCCAGTCCAGATAAGCCTCGACCAGTTCCCATGTCTCGTCGTGCTGCTTCTCCAGCTGCGGCTCGGTGAAGGTCAGGTGCAGGCGTGCGCCCTCGCCCAGCCAGTTGCGTATCAGAGTGCCCGAAGCCTCGGCCGTGCCATTGCTTTCTGCAAGTGGCGGGTGCTCGATGGGATCGGTGGGGTTGAGTTGCCCGTACGTACGCTCCAGATAGGCGGGCAGCAACCGGTCGAGATCGCCCACCACGATCAGCGTCATATTGTTGGGGGCGTACCAGCTCGCGAAGACATCCTCGACCTGCTCCAGGGTGATGTCGTCCACCTGGGGGCGCTCGGCACATTTGAGTCCCAGTTCCACCGCCAGCTGGTTGCTTGCGCCGGTGCCGGACTCGCGACGATCGAGCAGGCGCTGCAGATGAGAAAAGTGGCCGCCGTCCTCGCGCTCGACGATGCGTTTGACCTCGTCGAAACGGCTTTGCAGCAGTTCGGTGTTGGTCAGCACCTCCAGCAGGAGGTCCAGCACCTTGCGCTGGTTGCTGGCTGGCGCCTCGATCACGAACGTTGTATCGGTGTTGCTGGTGAACGCATTCCATTCGCCGCCCAGAGCCTGCATGCGCTCCTCGAGGCCGCCTTCGCCGCTGTCGTCTATGCCGCTGAACAGCAAGTGTTCCAGCAAGTGCGGCAGTTCCTTGTCCTTGCAGGCGAAGTCATCGAAGCCGATGCCGACCACCAGCCGAATCGCCACATGACCTTTTTCATAGCCCGGTTTGAGCAGTACTTGCAGGCCGTTGGGCAACAGATAGCCCTCGACCTGAAGACGATCAAGGGCCAGCGAAGGGAGAGAACTCAGAAGCAGACAAGCGAACAGCAGGCAACGCATAAAGCAGCTTTCCTTGCGGGCCGGTATGTTTAACAGACTTCGCGTTGCCGGGTACGTTCACACCGATTGTTCTTGAATGCTCTCGCTCGACAAGGCTCCGGTATCGGCTGCTCCCAGCACCGCGTAGGCGCTGCTGCAGAATAGCGAGTTGAGGCGTTTCATGTCGGCGATGAGTTCAAGGTGCAGTGAGCTGGTTTCGATGCTCTGTACGACCTTGCGTTGCAGGCGGCTGACATGGGCATGGGCCAGACGACGCTCCAGCGCCCTGAAACGGCGTTTTTCCCTGAGCAACTGGCGGGCGCTTTCTTCGTCCGAACTGAGAAAGACCGACAAACCAAGACGCAGGTTGGACTGTAGCTGGACATGCAGGTCGGCCAGTTCTTCCAGGCCGACTTCCGAGAACGAGCGACGCTGGGAGGTCTTCTGCTGCTGGATCTTGCGCAGCATGCGTTCGATCAGGTCGCTGGCCAGCTCAAGGTTGATGGTCAGTTCGATGATTTCCGCCCAGCGCCGGTTGTCGTGCTCGCCCAGCTCTTCACGGGGCATCTGCGCCAGATACAGCTTGATCGCGCTGTAGAGCGCTTCCACGTCGTCGTTCAGGCGACGAACTTCCTGAGTGACAGCCGTTTGCGTGCCCCGCAGTACCGCAAGCATCGAGCCCAGCATGCTTTCGATCAGGTCGCCCATGCGCAGGGTTTCGCGCACGGCATTGGCCAGCGCCAGAGTGGGTGTCGACAAGGCTGCGAGGTCCAGATGCCGTGCCTTGGCCGGGCCGTTGGTTTCGGCCTGATAAGGCAGCAAGATGGCGCACAGGCGTGCCATCGGGCCAACGGTGGGCAGCATCAGCAGGCAGCGCGCGGTGTTGTAGATCAGGTGAAAGCCGATGACCAGTTCCTGAGCCCTGAAACCCAGGGAAGAAAGCCAGTGAACCAGCGGGTCGAGCACCGGAATGATCAGCAACAGACCCAGCAGCTTGTAGAGCAGGCTGCCCAGCGCCACTTGCCGACCGGCGACGTTCTGCATGCTGGTGCTGAGAAAGGCCAGCAGCCCACTGCCGATATTGGCACCGATCACCAGACCGATTGCGACCGGCAAGCCGATGACATCGGCACCTGCAAGCGTGGCCGTCAGCAACACCGCTGCCAGACTGGAATAGGAAATCAGCGCGAACAGAGCGCCCACCAGTGCATCTAGCATCAGGTCGCCGGTCAGTGAAGCGAACAGCACTTTTACCCCGGAGGCCTGGGTGATGGGCGCCGTTGCGCTGACGATCAGCTCCAATGCCAACACGATCAGGCCCAGGCCTATGGCGACCCGGCCCAACTGGCCAGCGCGTGTCTGCTTGCGCGACAGAAAGAAAATCACGCCCAGGAAAATCAGCAGCGGTGAAAGCCAGGACAGGTCCAGTGTCAGCACCCGGGACATCAGTGCCGTGCCCACATCGGCACCCAGCATGATTGCAAGCGCCGGTGTCAGGGTCATCAGGCCCTGGCCCACGAACGACGTCACCAGCATGGCGGTGGCGTTGCTGCTCTGGACCATGGCCGTTACCAGGATGCCTGCGATAAACGCCAGAGGTCGTTTGGACATGTTCTCGCTGAGGACACGGCGCAACTGGGCACCATACACCCGAAGAATTCCGGTACGCACGATATGCGTGCCCCAGATCAACAGGGCCACGGCGGATAGCAAATCGAGCAGGGTCAGCATACTGAGAGCCCCCTGAGACAAGCCCCATTCAGGGCAAAGGATTGAAGATGCAGCGTGTAGCGAGCGGAAATTTTCTATGACGCTCTACTAAAGCTTGTAGTCGGCCTTTGGCCTTGGCGCCAGCATCGCACAGGCACTGGTCCATTGAAATAAAACTGTCATAAATCAGCGGATTGACGTCGCTAATGGAACAGCGGCAGGAGTCTTGACGGTGGGGGCGCCGCCAGCGGTCAGGCTGGCGGCGAGGTGAAGCGGGTAATTAAACGCTGCTGACCAGCGGGAAGACACCCAGCAGCAGTGCCGCGATCAGGATGCTGATACAGACCAGGATCGCCCATTTCAGGGTGAAACGCTGGTGATCACCGAAGTCGATACCGGCCAGTGCTACCAGCAGATAGGTCGATGGCACCAGCGGGCTGAGCAGGTGAACCGGCTGGCCGACGATCGAGGCGCGAGCCATTTCCACCGGCGTGATGCCGTAATGGGCAGCCGCTTCTGCGAGTACCGGCAATACGCCGAAGTAGAACGCATCGTTGGACATGAAGAAGGTGAACGGCATGCTCGCCAGAGCAGTGATGACGGCCAGATAAGGGCCCATCGCTTCCGGGATCACAGCCAGCAGGCTTTTGGACATGGCGTCGACCATGCCGGTGCCGGTCAGGATGCCGGTGAAGATACCGGCGGCGAAGATCAGGCCGACCACCGACAGAACGCTACCGGCGTGTGCGGCAACACGGTCTTTCTGGTCCTGGAGTTTCGGGTAGTTGATGATCATCGCGATACTGAA
Proteins encoded:
- a CDS encoding Na/Pi cotransporter family protein, which gives rise to MLTLLDLLSAVALLIWGTHIVRTGILRVYGAQLRRVLSENMSKRPLAFIAGILVTAMVQSSNATAMLVTSFVGQGLMTLTPALAIMLGADVGTALMSRVLTLDLSWLSPLLIFLGVIFFLSRKQTRAGQLGRVAIGLGLIVLALELIVSATAPITQASGVKVLFASLTGDLMLDALVGALFALISYSSLAAVLLTATLAGADVIGLPVAIGLVIGANIGSGLLAFLSTSMQNVAGRQVALGSLLYKLLGLLLIIPVLDPLVHWLSSLGFRAQELVIGFHLIYNTARCLLMLPTVGPMARLCAILLPYQAETNGPAKARHLDLAALSTPTLALANAVRETLRMGDLIESMLGSMLAVLRGTQTAVTQEVRRLNDDVEALYSAIKLYLAQMPREELGEHDNRRWAEIIELTINLELASDLIERMLRKIQQQKTSQRRSFSEVGLEELADLHVQLQSNLRLGLSVFLSSDEESARQLLREKRRFRALERRLAHAHVSRLQRKVVQSIETSSLHLELIADMKRLNSLFCSSAYAVLGAADTGALSSESIQEQSV